One region of Triticum aestivum cultivar Chinese Spring chromosome 6B, IWGSC CS RefSeq v2.1, whole genome shotgun sequence genomic DNA includes:
- the LOC123137720 gene encoding mitogen-activated protein kinase kinase kinase YODA, producing MPPWWGRSSSKEVKKSATENLIDTFQRFISPSEQKGSTKSRGGRRRGKEQTAEKRCWSTAHSRSTSPSKEVSRCQSFATDRAHAQPLPLPRSRAGVRRIVSDNPDSKPILEKSGTGHQLPLPALNRLATASVSSNSSIDSDDRADSQLQSPAGNEVTNVTALSSSSGVRKECSGATTRRSTKEVTKPRNAFPSNQILSTSPSGAVTDSYQPSLQNSRQVALESAPNSLMSSPSQSPRTIFPDQIPTSAFWAVKPQPDVVFLGSGQCSSPGSGQTSGHNSVGGDMLAQFFWQPSRGSPECSPIPSPRMTSPGPSSRVHSGSVSPLHPRAGGVVPESPTSRRDEGKKRQTHRLPLPPLSISNSSPFLPNNSAPTSPISRSPGRAENPPSPGPRWKKGKLIGRGTFGHVYAGFNSDRGQMCAMKEVTLFSDDPKSKESAKQLGQEISLLSRLQHPNIVRYYGSETVEDKLYIYLEFVSGGSIHKLLQEYGQFGEQAIRNYTKQILLGLAYLHATNTVHRDIKGANILVDPKGRVKLADFGMAKHINGQECPFSLKGSPYWMAPEVIKNSSGCNLAVDIWSLGCTVLEMATSKPPWSEYEGIAAMFKIGNSKELPPIPDHLSEEGKDFIRQCLQRDPSSRPTAVDLLQHSFVRSASPLERPSASVPLEQLAAISCKPSSKVVGQAKNMPSLGLEGQSIYQRRAAKFSSTNSGIHIRSNTSCPVSPCGSPLLRSRSPQHQNGRMSPSPISSPRATSGASSPVAGVHGAIPFSHARQPAYSNEGFTIAPRGLDKNLPTWPPDPVLGHFGRVQQFSTCTQERVISECDILRPQTGKMRRLNVQDLNATTLPSKHVSQHGSGSHVRLKPSLDLTSGNQRLVRNHGH from the exons ATGCCACCATGGTGGGGAAGGTCTTCATCCAAAGAAGTAAAGAAGTCGGCCACAGAAAATCTAATTGACACATTTCAGCGGTTCATAAGTCCAAGTGAGCAAAAGGGGAGCACAAAATCACGAGGGGGCCGCAGACGTGGTAAAGAGCAAACTGCTGAGAAACGTTGCTGGTCTACTGCCCACTCACGCTCCACATCCCCTTCAAAAGAGGTTTCTCGCTGTCAAAGCTTTGCAACAGATAGAGCACATGCACAGCCACTCCCTCTTCCTAGATCACGTGCTGGGGTGAGACGTATTGTATCTGATAATCCTGACTCAAAGCCCATTTTGGAGAAGAGTGGTACAGGACATCAACTACCACTGCCAGCCCTGAACCGGCTTGCAACTGCTTCTGTCTCCAGCAACAGTTCTATTGACAGTGATGATCGTGCAGATTCTCAACTTCAGAGCCCCGCAGGAAATGAGGTGACCAATGTTACAGCACTGAGTAGTTCAAG CGGTGTGCGTAAAGAGTGTTCAGGTGCTACCACCAGAAGGAGCACCAAGGAAGTGACAAAGCCAAGAAATGCTTTTCCCAGTAACCAAATTCTGTCTACATCTCCAAGTGGTGCTGTCACTGACAGTTACCAACCTAGTTTGCAAAATTCACGACAAGTTGCTCTTGAGAGTGCTCCAAATAGTTTGATGTCAAGCCCTTCTCAAAGCCCAAGAACAATATTTCCTGACCAGATTCCAACTTCAGCTTTTTGGGCGGTGAAGCCTCAGCCAGATGTAGTTTTCCTTGGGTCTGGTCAGTGCTCCAGTCCAGGCTCAGGGCAAACATCTGGGCATAATTCAGTGGGAGGTGATATGCTAGCTCAGTTCTTTTGGCAGCCTAGCCGAGGTAGTCCAGAGTGTTCACCAATTCCAAGCCCAAGAATGACGAGTCCTGGTCCAAGTTCAAGGGTGCATAGCGGAAGTGTCTCTCCGTTGCACCCAAGGGCTGGTGGGGTTGTACCTGAATCTCCAACTAGCCGGCGTGATGAGGGGAAGAAAAGGCAAACCCACCGATTGCCTCTTCCACCATTAAGCATCTCTAACAGTTCCCCATTTTTACCGAACAACTCCGCACCAACAAGTCCTATATCTCGTAGTCCTGGTAGAGCAGAGAATCCACCCAGTCCTGGACCACGGTGGAAGAAGGGAAAGCTGATTGGGCGTGGCACATTCGGCCATGTATATGCTGGCTTTAACAG TGATAGAGGCCAAATGTGTGCAATGAAGGAGGTTACCCTTTTCTCAGATGATCCTAAGTCAAAAGAAAGTGCAAAACAGTTGGGCCAG GAAATATCACTTCTGAGCCGTCTGCAACATCCAAATATTGTACGATACTATGGATCTGAAACG GTTGAAGATAAGCTTTATATATACCTGGAGTTTGTGTCCGGTGGATCCATCCACAAGCTTCTCCAGGAGTATGGACAGTTTGGTGAACAAGCAATTCGGAATTATACTAAGCAAATACTTTTGGGCTTAGCTTATTTGCATGCGACGAATACAGTTCACAG GGATATTAAAGGTGCAAACATATTAGTAGACCCTAAAGGCCGCGTAAAGCTTGCCGACTTCGGAATGGCGAAACAC ATCAATGGGCAGGAGTGTCCTTTCTCACTTAAGGGTAGCCCATACTGGATGGCTCCTGAG GTTATAAAGAATTCTAGCGGATGCAACCTTGCTGTTGACATATGGAGTTTAGGATGCACAGTTCTAGAGATGGCTACCTCAAAACCTCCATGGAGTGAATATGAAGGG ATTGCTGCAATGTTCAAGATAGGGAACAGCAAGGAGCTTCCACCAATACCGGACCACCTTTCTGAAGAGGGCAAGGATTTCATACGACAGTGCCTGCAACGTGATCCATCTAGCCGTCCAACAGCAGTGGATCTTTTGCAGCATTCATTTGTACGAAGTGCATCACCACTTGAAAGACCATCTGCCTCTGTTCCATTGGAACAGTTGGCTGCTATATCTTGCAAACCAAGTTCTAAG GTGGTTGGGCAGGCCAAAAATATGCCCTCTTTGGGCTTGGAAGGGCAATCCATTTACCAAAGAAGAGCTGCCAAGTTTTCTTCAACAAACAG TGGGATTCATATTCGGAGTAATACATCTTGCCCAGTTTCTCCGTGTGGAAGCCCTCTTCTAAGGTCAAGATCCCCACAACATCAAAATGGTAGAATGTCACCGTCTCCGATTTCTAGCCCCAGAGCTACTTCTGGTGCTTCCAGTCCTGTGGCAGGTGTCCATGGAGCTATTCCGTTTAGCCATGCCAGACAACCAGCTTACAGCAATGAGGGATTCACAATTGCACCGAGAGGCCTTGATAAAAACTTGCCTACCTGGCCTCCGGATCCAGTCCTTGGTCATTTTGGTAGAGTGCAGCAATTCTCGACATGCACTCAGGAGAGGGTGATCTCTGAATGTGACATTCTGAGACCTCAGACTGGAAAA